A segment of the Panicum hallii strain FIL2 chromosome 1, PHallii_v3.1, whole genome shotgun sequence genome:
tgaagaaatgcccaaaacaaaagttggagagtttttcaaactttacaacattgctttagggcccaagttcaaaactcaaaacttatatttttacacgtgaaattttgagcaaaagttggatttgaattgcttttgtcttAAAGAGCGTAAcgttataaaattcaggacttaaatgtaagcatttatgacacgtcatgatgacaggatagactcgtcataatggttggatagacgtgtcatgatgacttgcaccttttacactttagccctaagtaattttgaaagttacttttgtaaatcaaatacttgcataaaataacttatacttttataaaattacataaacacccttatttttatcattttacccaaaatttttagacacttcaacacatgcatttctaatacaactttttggataaagatatatttttacaagatataaaataagaaaaacatatttgcaaactacccttcactcattttgagattacctcccatccaaatacattttgcaaaaacaacccttggtttttctgtaattacaaaaataccctttttacttgcactttaaatttttaaaagtttcacataaacacacatgagctttacactcacaagcacatacttcacactaacaaaatatatgtctagcattacaagtacacgaactgtcacattaTGATTATGACTGTTATGCCAACCCAAAAGCAGACTGACTTCAAGTGGGTTCCAAATATTTACCATTTAGTATGTTTCTCGAACACAAGAGGCGAGTTTGTCAAATACTATCTGCAAACGCATCAAGCAAGTGATATTTTACAAGTAAAAAGTCTGCAAGATATATCCTATTTTTACGTGCATAGTACTGCCTCCATTTTATAACATTTTAAAATGTAGCTTATTTtagcttttctaaatttatagaTTTTGATATGCATCTAGACATACATTATATCTAAATGTATAGCAAATATTATGGATTAAAAAAGCCGAAACAAACTATACTTTGAAACGGAAAAGAGTAGTCAGCAAACTTTTTAAGAGACCGACTGATATTGTACACTGACTCCTCGTGTGTTTTCAGATATGCTAAGTGATGTGTCAGATCGAAAGCACACCATAATCCACGCTGGAAAATGCAGAGGTTGTTAATCCGTGTACATCAGGTTGACTCATCGTGCAAGGAAAAAGGAAACATAATGTGCATGCCAGATTAAAAGAGATTCCTCGATTTCTTTGCGTATGATCCTTGAGAATATCCACTTTACTACCTTTTAGAGAAGTGCACCATACGGTGTGGTTTCGTGAAGAACCACTTGATGCTGATGATACATCAGGTGCGTTTGTAGTGATCCAAACACAAGGCCACGAGATAGACACTGGTGTTATGAACCCTACGTGTACCGTGGCCACTAGTGACAGAAACCAGAGTTCCAGTATCATCTTAGGAGGTGGTTGGCTAGCGGTGACAGAGCTAGCTAGAGCCGTCACGCTCTGTTGCCGCCTGGCACAAGTGGCGCCATATGAGGTCACGCATAGAGTGCAAGCATCGCTGGCCTGGGATCGTTCGTGCCGGCTTCGGAGTTCGGAGCTCGTGGTCAGTCACCTCGATCGCTGTCGGAGTAGATCGGTCTGTAAATGCGTCGAAAGGCCTCCGTTCGGTCATTCTGTGCTCACGCCTTCCCCTGTCGGgtggggaagaaaaggaccgaCCTGCATGCGCTCGGTTCGATTCCTGGACCTTCGCCACGTCAACATCGTTCGACGATTCTAAAATCCTCGAGAGGACGAGAGTTTGCCTGCGCGCCGCTGCCACGTGGCGGCACTCGTCTCGACGCCCCGGTCCACGGGCCAAGCAGCCGAGTCGAAGGGGTGGCGACACGATGTGCTCATTCCTTCGGACTTCCGGGAACAAACGGCATGTCGCCGTGACGTGCGCGAGCAGGCGGACTCTTGCTTGCTAGTGTTGGCGCGTCCGAGCGACCCTGTTGCCCCAGCTCCAACAGGATTGTACGACTGAAAAGCACAACTGGGGGAGGAGCCGTGACTGCGACTGCACACAGCGTCCATGGAAATGGAACTCTGGAAGCCACTCGAATCTTATTGTTACTGTATTATCACAGTACTATGGCTCTATGCTATAGTATATACATTGCCGCCCCTCACGACGGCATGGAGGCGGAAAGCAAGGCATGACGTGCGTCCGCAAGGACAACCACCTTGTACTATCAAGGTGACCTAGATTATGTACAAAAGGTGCGTAGAAAAGAACGCAATTGAGTGGCGTAGCGCCTTCTGCGATAGAGTACCAAGCGGGGCATCATAGGCAGTGGCGAACATCAGTCATCAGGTTCGCATGAACGGCACGCACTTCTTCTTCTGCTTGAAGCCCTGGTAATGAATTGTTAGTCGCAAACTGGCAATGGTGCtaaaacattcaaaaacttTGAATATATGTGACTACTTTGGTGTAGGGGATATCACAAAGTACTGATGATGCCCAGGAATGATTTTGTGTTTTATGCTCCAGTCACTATATTTCAAACAGAAAATTCATTTTTGGTGTAATATTACAGAATTCCATGTTTGAATTATTTATCCTGAGCCATCCCCAAGAATTCTATTCGCATCTGGGGCATTCTAGTACACACAATGGTGGGTATCTACCTAACCCAAACTCCCCCATCAAACAATTTGTTTGATACTTGTCTGCATTAACAACATGCAACTGCAGCATATGCTTGTATGATATAGCATCGCTATCAAAATAATATGGTTCCAATGTTCCTAACATCTGAGTATGGATTCTatgttttttctttttgcaaacagaaaaaaaaagagatgcAAACTGAAAATGTAAGACTGGCAATACAAATCCTAAAATTGCATCGCTACTTATTTATTAACAAAGAAAGCTGATCGAAGTACTATAGTTTAATAAGATTCTCTTTTAGAACCAAGTCTTACAATACAATCAGATTTCAAATTTTCCAATAAACATAATGTGAAAAAAAGTTTAAAAAAACATATGGCTTGCCAAACATTAAGGATAGAAAACAAATGGCATTCCAAAAAAACATACCTTTTTTATATCTGAATATAGATCTTCAAACTTTTTCTCTGTATCCTTTGCAAATGACCACATTCTGTTGAATTTCGTCCTCCCCCACTCACCAGTTATAAGTTGAACCTACAGTTTGTACGACCCTGAGATGACCAGCTGGAAACAAAAGAACCTATAGCTAGCTACAAACATATTTAGTTTATTTACTGAAATGACCAAACAGCCAGATTTTCCTATCTTTGATGGGGGCAATCCAAAGTGGTGGAAGAAGAATTGCGATAAACATTGCCCATGAAAACCCTATGCAATGATCACTTTTCTAAAGTGATGTGGATGAACATGCTGGAAATAAGATCAATGTTTTCAACACTACACAACAGTTTGTTAAAAATGTAAGCTTTGCGTTAAGTTTCAGTTCTTGCACATGGAATTTTGAAGGATAGTGTTATGAAGACAATAATTTTCATCAGGTTCCAGTGACTTCTACAGGCTAGTGAGCCTTGAGGTACAACATGTGCAAAGCAATTCCTACCCTTTTCAACAGGTGTCCATGCCAAGCCAGTTCCTTTCTAAGGTAGATACATACTGTTACCTTTCCCAGTCTAATTTTACCTTGAAACACTTTCATGAAAAATTTGATGTATTGCTTCTAGATAGCAAAAGGGTAATTGTAATTAGCCATTGCAAAGGTGTTCCGTCGTTTATCTGccaacttaaacctagttaattgCTTGCATCCACTTGAGAATATATATTTGGGGTGGGGTTAGGGTCATGGGGTTCAACGTTCATTTATCACTGCTGATACCAGTTTTAAATAATGCACCAAATACTCTTAACCCTCTGTTCTCCCTTGCCAGTCTCTTTCACCTCCTTATCCCCTATTCATCATCTTCCACCAACTAAGTCTCAAAAATCAatataatcaaatttaaattttacaatAAATAATATAATAAAGCAAATGCAAAAAACAATAAAACTATAAAAAGTTATATGGCTTGCAAAACATTTCAGATAAAGAAATAAATGAAAATTCAGATACGCATACCTTTTTTATATCTGAACATAGCCCTTCAACCTTTTTCTCTGTATTCCTTACGAATGACCATAATCTGTTGATACTAGAGTTCATTCTCCCCCATTCGTCAGTTATAACTTGACTCTGCAGTTGTATGAACGTAGATGACCAACTAAAAGTCAAGGTTTTAAATAGCTGGCTATAGCTTGCGCTAAGCCTGGCTATAGCTGCTAGCAAGGGCAGCCGCTATGGCATTTAGCCCGCTAAATGCCGGCTATAGCCCGCTAAACGCCGTAACGGCAGCTCTGTCGCTACACGCCTTACAAGTTGCTTTTTCCCACTCTGGTTTCCCCTAAAAAGAACTTTCATGAAAAACTTGTCGTATTGATCCAGGATAGGAAACGGAGCATAGATGTGCATCAATGCAAATGTGTGCAATGGCTAATCTGCCTGCAATCTACCTAATTGCTTGCATTCCAACGGAGAAAAGGACAATAGATACATCACTGCTGACAACAATTTTTAGTAATGCCTAAAATACCCTAAACTCTTTGTTCCTCTTCTATTTATCAATATCTTTCCGCTCATCATTTTACTAATCTTGCTTTTGGGCCCTGCTTGCTGGCCCGTTGGTTGTTGAGGCTGGCAATTGCTGCCTCCAGCAGCATGCTGTGCTGCTATGAGGATGTGTCACATGTCAGTAATGGGGCTGAGATGTGGCATGGCGGCATGACCAACATGGCAAGGAGAATATACCCAGAGCACAAAGAAACAAGATTAGGATATGGCCCTGTGTGAAGCAGTGGCATGGGCACCAAGGTTAATTGGTGTGCAAGGCAATACACATAAGCGATACCAAGGCCAATGTCAAATGTAAAAGAAAAGAAGCGAAGCATGATAACATCATAGCCATGGCATGGTCCTCAACCCAGTGTATGTCAGGTGCAGTGTGTTTACTGAGGGTTAATTGGATCTCAGATGGTACTCATAGGAAGCTTAAGGGCATGGTTAGGTTCTTTATTGCTTACATGATGAAAATAACATAGAGAAATCAATGTTCAAAAAAGCGCTAGGCGGTATCTAGGCGGTGACCCACCGCCTAGAGCCTAACCAAGCCTAGGCGAGCCTAGACGTTTCAAGGCGTTCTAGGCGTTAGCACATAcacacatatacatatatatcttGTTATACACATACATGTATCtctaaaagaaaaaggaaaataagAAGCTGATGGACCTAACTTTGGAAAAAGCCCATTAAAACAGCCCAACCTACCTCCTAGCCTCCCCTCTTATCCACTCACCGCTCCCTCAGTTCCTCGCTCACCCACCCGTCGCCCgtgcttcctcttcctccatcgcccacccgcccgcccgcccctgctcctctcCCTCCGCCCGCTCACCCGCCCctgcctcctcttcctcctccgcccgcccgcccctacctcctcttcctcctcctccgccgccagcccgcccgCCCCTGCCTCCGCTTCCTCCGCCGCCAGCCCGCACGCCCCTGCCTCcacttcctcctccgccgccagcccctacctcctccgccgccgcacgccgtcCCTGctgccaccgcctcctcccggCCGCGCGTATCCTCCGCCTACCCCCTTAGGCGAGGCGGCACCCCTCCACCTAGGCAAGCGCCTAGCAGCGCCTTTTTGAACATTGAGAGAAATATACCTTCTTGATATCAGAATGTAGAGCTTCAACCTTTTCCGTTGCATCTTTTGCTAATGACCATACACTGCTTATATCAGAGCTCATCTTTCTTGATTCATCCTTTATGAGACGAACCTATTTCAAAAGTCATAACTTTCATGACATGAACTAGTAAAATGTTTTCAGAAAAGAATCCTAATATGGCACACAAGCTAAATATAGGAGAAGGCCGTTCAACTGAAATAGTATTTGCTTTGCCAGATATGCAGGGCAATCTAAAACCAAGCAAATTATTGATACAAAAGCTGACTGACACAAGACAAACTATAGACAAGTAAAGTGATTGCTGGTTTTGTAAATAACACATAAGAAAATTATCCCTCCTAATTGTCGCATTATGATTTTTGTAAAGTTGCATCAATGAATAAATGAAAAATCAAAACACCATTCATAATATTGTGCAAGATTACAAGGCAGTAAAGACTGAAGAGTTACGATCCTATAGACAAGATGAACAGACTGACAAAGTTTACGCATATAATATTTGAATATTTTAGGTGCCTATTGGAATCTAATCAGTGCCATTTAAGAAGCAGTAACAAAATGAATAAACCAATTTTCTATCTCTTAGTCCAAACTAGCTAGTCGTATTAGTAGGAAAAATCCGAAAATATGTAAAGCTAGTCAAAGTTTTTCTGAGTGATAGAGATACCTCATCTTCCATTGCCTTGATATTGTCACCAAAATATGAGCTGCACAacaattcctgcttctgcatGACAAAAAGGTAGACAGCATAATTAGATGCTGTGTAagaacctttttttttttgtttacaACACAAATTGTGCATGTAAATAAGATGGATAGTTACATTCTAGACATGATGAAATAATAAGAACCAACAGAAAACTAGATCGATCAGGTTCAACTTCATGGTCCATTAGTTAAACAAAAAGTTTAAGAACCAGGTCCAACTTCAGGTCCATTAGCTGAACTGAGCAACAAGTTTAAGGACCATATTCAACTTTATGTCCATTAATTGAACAAATAGTTCAAGGACTACGGCAAAGAACAAGTTAAACTAATGAATAAAATAACATTTAGGCATCCCATAATTGGCCCAAATATAAACACTGAAACTTGGAGGATGATCATGTTCTTGTATATTTCAACTACACATGTACATGTTTGCATTAAAATTTCTGCAATCCAACCAGGCTGGAATTAAAACTTCTAATAACAAAATCTGGGTCCAAACCGAGCAAGCTCATTGGGCCACGTCGCCGGCGAATCTCGGCCGTCCGATGTCCGGTCTGATTTAATCGTGCCGTCTATCTGCAAGCACAGCGGTTGGGTCTAGAACCTTCCTGTTCCTGAGCACACTTCGTCTCTGCCGCTCCTCATCGGCTCATCCTCGCTCCGGCGTGAGTTCGCGGCCCTCCTCCCTTCCCGTTCCCGTGCGCTTCCTCCTTCCTTTTTTAGCCAAGAAGTGGGTGCGACACCGCGAAGAAGGAAGAGGAGATGCGGCAGGCGCGACGCAAGTAGCAGCAGATCAGCGGCGGTGCCGGCTGTGATTCTCTCCACCTCCTCCCCCAGTCCCCTAACTGGCAGCCCTTCTCCTCCTGGCCATGCACGTTGTCATCCCATCGTCGCTATGTTGCAGGCTCACCACCTCCATCACTTCACAGACGCGGCCCACCAGAGCTTGTCGCGAGGGTGCTCCCAGCTGCGTGCGTGGTACGCCTTCGACACAGAGAACAGCCGGCAGCCACGCATGGTGGAACGCAATACGGCTGGTTCTACCCGGCGACGTCGCAGCCCGGGAGCCGGGCTGGCGGCAACTCTGCATCCTCCTTAATGCCTGCTgctgtgagagagagagagagagagagagagagagaggacttCCCATGTGCACGACAGGAGGCAAGCTCAAGCAGCAAGGTGGATGGTGGACGTGCACCGATGCATCGATACTGAGGCCTCGCGTTCCAGGTCCAGGTCCCTTCCATGCTCCCTCGCTCCATTGCTGCTGGTGTCTGTCTCATTTGTCCTAGCACAGTCCCCTCCTTTACCAATGTTTGCCTCCCCCCCAACGAATCACTATGCCTCCCAGTTGTTCGATGAAATGCCCCGGTGTCCTTGTTTAACGATGAAATGAAAGCAATAATACTTCTGCAGGTTCTTATGCTCGAGGAATAacatcaaatctactttccaaattCCATTATGGGTGCAACAAGTGAGACCACTAGATAATTGGCGTAGGCTAACTGCAGCTCCTTTGTTGGTTTTCTTTCAAAAAGTTATTAAGTTTGCTGGAGTTATTAAGAAATTTCCAGCATTGTCCTTATGTTAGTTTAGTACAAACTAAACCGATTCAAGCTAGCTTGCAGGATAAATCTTCCTTCAACATGGCTAAATAAACTTACTTGTACACATTTCTCTTGGTGCGATCAGTTTCCTATATCATATCTCACAGGTTGTGCTTAACTTCTTCATATTGTACAGGCTATTTCAGCACCTCATACAACTCCGAGCACAACAATTTATCAATTTAC
Coding sequences within it:
- the LOC112893025 gene encoding uncharacterized protein LOC112893025 isoform X1 — encoded protein: MTVDAALLAAVVAFLLPLRLISLALRLTSKGRGASGRHLRRSCAALAVAGALLAVIFALPRDRAGQCAVPVTAVVDGEGLRSEVEQLKLQLARLESLWDNNLKAFDEKGDSLEKVVDKKGDPLEEDGRIMRAMGLDIQSLINEQENMKKQELLCSSYFGDNIKAMEDEVRLIKDESRKMSSDISSVWSLAKDATEKVEALHSDIKKSQVITDEWGRMNSSINRLWSFVRNTEKKVEGLCSDIKKVQLITGEWGRTKFNRMWSFAKDTEKKFEDLYSDIKKGFKQKKKCVPFMRT